Part of the Streptomyces sp. f51 genome is shown below.
CTACGGCCTCGACGTGGCGTCCCCACCGCCGCCGGACCGCGACTTCGGCCGCCTCGCGGGCTCGGAGGACACCTGACCCCCAGGCCCGGGGCTCGACGCCCCGCCCTCCGGCACCGGCCCCCCGGGGCCCGGCACCCCGCGTACTGACGCGGGCGGCCCGGGACGGGACACCCCGCGGTCCGACACCGGCGGCCCGAGGTGTCGCTTTCCGGCGTCCGACGCCGACGGCCCGGGCTTCGATGCCGACAGTCCGGGCTTCGACGGTGACGGCACAGGGCCGGGTGCCCCGGCCTCCGACGTCACCGGCCCGGGATCGAACCCGGGGTCCGTCCGCGGCGCGTCGGCGTCCTCGGGTCTTCGTTCCACCAGGGGCAGCGGGTCGGCGGGCTCCAGCCCCGGATCGTCCGTCCGGAACGTCCGCACCCGGCCGGGCCCGGAGTACGGCGTCTCGAACCGCACGGTGACCCGCCCCAGCCCGCTCCCCTGCACCCAGCCGTGCCCGAACTCGGCATGGCGGACATCGTGCCCGGAGGGCCACCGCCGCTCCACGGGCGCCGCCTCCCCGGCCACGGCCACCTCCACCGGTTCGTCCGCCGTGTGCTCCTCGGCCGCGGGCTCCCCCTCGGCGGCGGCCGCCTGAGCCTGGGCGAACAGGTCCTCCTGGGTGTAGTCGGCGAGCCCGGAGACACCGACACCCAGCAGACGGACGCCACCCGTCGTGTCCACGCCCTCCAGCAGCCGGGCGGCGGCCTCCCGGACGACGCCGGGGTCGTCCGTGGGCCCCCGCAGCGTCTCGGACCGGGTCAGCGTCGAGAAGTCGTACCTGCGCACCTTCAGCACGATGGTCCGGCCCGAGAGACCGGCCCCGCGCAGCCGCCGCACACACCGGTCCGCGAGCCGCTGCACCTCGAGCTCCACCCGGACCCGGTCGTGGATGTCCACGTCGTACGTGTCCTCGACCGAGACCGACTTGGTCTCCCGCTCGGCCACCACGGGCCGCTCGTCGTGGGCCAGCGCCATAGCGAACAGCGCGTGCCCGTGCGCCTTCCCCAGCAGCCGTACGAGCTCGTCCTCGCCCGCCTCGGCCAGCTCCTCGACGGTGGTGATGCCGGCCCGGCGCAGATGGTCGCCGGTGGCCGGCCCCACTCCCGGCAGCGTCCGCACCGTCATCGGCCCCAGCAGCGCCCGCTCGGTGCCCGGCTCGATCAGCACGAGACCGTCGGGCTTGGCCTGCTCCGAGGCGATCTTCGCCAGCATCTTGGACGCGGCGAGCCCCACCGACCCCGTGAGCCCCGTGACGGCCCGGATGTCCGCGCGCAGCTTCGCGCCCGCCAGCAGCGCCGACGCCTCGTCCCACGCCGTCCCGCCCGCCTCCAGGTCCACGAAGGCCTCGTCCAGGCTCAACGGCTCCACCAGCGGCGACAGAGCCCGCAGCAGCCCCATCACCTGCTCGCTCACCTCGCGGTACAGCCCGAAGCGCGGCACGAGATAGGCGGCGTTCGGGGCGCGCCTGCGGGCCTGTGCCATGGGCATCGCCGAGTTCACCCCGAAGACGCGTGCCTCGTACGAGGCGGTGGCGACGACTCCACGGGGTCCGAGACCACCCACCACGACGGCCTTCCCGCGCAGGCTCGGCTTGGACGCCTGCTCCGCCGAGGCGAAGAAGGCATCCATGTCGAGATGCAGGATCGTGGGCGCGGTTCTCACATCTCCGATGCTGCCCTACGCCACTGACAATGCCCCGGCGGCCCGGGGCATCGCGTCATCGGAGGCCGCTCACACCGCGCGGTTGCGGCGCCGCGCCAGTTCGTCGGCGGGGTGATGCGCGAGCAGCGTCTCCCCGGTGTCCACACGCTCTCCGTGCAACTGGGACAGAGCGCCCTCGACGTCCCGCCAGACCACTCCCACGGCGATGCCGAAGATGCCCTGGCCGCCCTGGAGCAGCGCGTGGACCTCGTCCGGGGAGGTGCACTCGTAGACCGTCGCGCCGTCGCTCATGAGCGTCATGCGCTCCAGGTCCTGGAAGCCGCGCTCCCTCAGGTGCTGGACCGTGGTGCGGATGTTCTGAAGCGACACCCCGGTGTCGAGGAACCGCTTGACGATCTTGAGGACCACCACGTCCCGGAAGCTGTAGAGGCGCTGCGTGCCCGACCCGTAGGCGGGACGCACGCTGGGCTCGACCAGTCCGGTCCGCGCCCAGTAGTCCAGCTGCCGATAGGTGATGCCCGCGGCGGCGCACGCCGTGGGTCCCCGGTAACCGACCTCCTCGGGAACCGTCCCTCCCTCGTCGGGCACTGCTGCCGGCCGCACCGGACCGTGACCGGCCGTGCCGCCATGCTGGGGGCGCCCCCCGCTCGAGCCGAGCCGAGAGCTTGGGGGAGGGTACGGGCCGCTCTCCCCCGGACCGTGTCCGGGAGCACCCCCAGCCGTACCGTCGCCGCTGCTTCTCACGCCGACCTCCGTCCTTGACCTGCCTTCTCGACGGTAGGCAGTCACCCGGGGCGCGTCAACGATCGCCACACTCGGCACGCCGAGTGATAATCACCCTAAGAGTGGTTTCCCGTGCCCTACCGCGGGGAAAGGCTAGCCGAATGCTCTCGGCACGGGCCGCGGCACACCACACGCGCC
Proteins encoded:
- a CDS encoding MerR family transcriptional regulator — its product is MRSSGDGTAGGAPGHGPGESGPYPPPSSRLGSSGGRPQHGGTAGHGPVRPAAVPDEGGTVPEEVGYRGPTACAAAGITYRQLDYWARTGLVEPSVRPAYGSGTQRLYSFRDVVVLKIVKRFLDTGVSLQNIRTTVQHLRERGFQDLERMTLMSDGATVYECTSPDEVHALLQGGQGIFGIAVGVVWRDVEGALSQLHGERVDTGETLLAHHPADELARRRNRAV